In a genomic window of Platichthys flesus chromosome 24, fPlaFle2.1, whole genome shotgun sequence:
- the LOC133949928 gene encoding tetratricopeptide repeat protein 31-like isoform X1 encodes MEMYRDESEFMDMDMIQKVVGMFDRNPRFQRFVSFGLQGLDYRDEDDDDVDEVDFGVRRWLPPPSYWTGDHTHLSTQIVQVRESEAERNARLLEETRKGKEKAEKKKLKKQNQKRKKQLEREKRNPVKAEEGKRDAQQSKAEDNKPVEGKPKDDTDSSVKKSPSVQDAETSDGESSEDSETEEDPIESEELDMTSSFVTKAALIAKRKMEQRPKPERKEKKSPVKESKTVPDRTKEEPEVENKPGQDSAASTVEDHIKISTELAVIGNRYASSGDFNTAVKFFTDAIKYNPTEFKLFGNRSFCFEKMQEYEKALTDAELCVNLCPGWVKGLFRKGRALAGLKRYREAAQAFGEVLKLDGSYAEAAQELMRVKITQLMECGFTREQSSNALIIHGTVEEALAVLSNLNHRPGAFPSATLPAAQVMNITGVSPVLSASTHPAVAAYPPQSHNALNNKPIGPVQNMSNIQSQYKPGPHQATKLSHENSGPPTELFPVWVGNLIYPVPDSVITNLFNKAGFVYSVKVLAQRRCAFVNFTKREHCDEAIRRFHGYELDGMKIAVRYPDRIPPFMGISRSALKSDGFQNENSRLNVYGSPRPVYPHRPIPDHKDDEKN; translated from the exons ATGGAGATGTACAGAGACGAGTCGG agttcatggacatggacatgatC CAAAAGGTTGTGGGTATGTTCGACAGAAATCCTCGCTTTCAAAGGTTTGTCAGCTTTGGCCTGCAGG GTCTGGATTAcagggatgaggatgatgacgaTGTGGATGAGGTTGATTTTGGAGTTAGGAGATGGCTACCTCCACCGAGTTATTGGACTGGTGACCATACTCACCTATCCACTCAAATTGTTCAGGTCAGAGAGAGC GAGGCTGAACGAAATGCCAGATTATTAGAGGAAacgagaaaaggaaaagaaaaggctgagaagaagaagcttaAGAAACAG AatcagaagaggaaaaaacagctTGAGAGGGAAAAACGGAACCCCGTAAAAGCAGAGGAG GGAAAAAGGGATGCACAGCAATCTAAAGCAGAGGACAATAAACCCGTTGAAGGGAAACCCAAAGACGATACCGATTCCAGTGTAAAAAAGTCGCCTTCAGTTCAGGATGCAGAGACCAGTGATGGCGAATCCAGTGAAGATAGTGAAACTGAGGAGGACCCCATTGAAAGTGAG GAACTGGATATGACCAGCTCTTTTGTGACTAAAGCCGCTCTCATAGCCAAGCGTAAAATGGAGCAGAGGCCGAAgcctgagaggaaagagaagaagtccccggttaaagaaagtaaaacagtCCCGGACCGAACTAAAGAAGAGCCAGAGGTTGAAAATAAG CCTGGTCAGGATTCTGCTGCCTCTACCGTTGAAGATCATATAAAAATAAGTACTGAGCTCGCAG TTATTGGAAATAGATATGCAAGTTCTGGAGACTTTAATACGGCTGTGAAATTCTTCACTGACGCGATAAAATACAACCCTACAGAGTTTAA GTTGTTTGGCAATCGTTCCTTCTGTTTTGAAAAGATGCAAGAATACGAGAAGGCGCTGACGGACGCCGAGCTGTGTGTTAATTTGTGTCCAGGCTGGGTTAAAGGCCTGTTTAGAAAGGGCAGAGCTCTGGCTGGTCTAAAG AGATATAGGGAGGCTGCTCAGGCCTTCGGTGAAGTTCTCAAACTGGACGGTTCATATGCAGAAGCCGCTCAGGAACTTATGCGAGTGAAGATAACACAACTAATG GAGTGCGGATTCACTCGGGAGCAGAGCTCAAATGCTTTAATTATTCATGGAACAGTTGAGGAAGCATTAGCTGTTCTGTCTAACTTAAACCATCGTCCAG GAGCTTTTCCAAGTGCCACTTTACCGGCGGCTCAAGTCATGAACATCACCGGAGTGTCTCCAGTCCTTTCAGCCAGCACACACCCTGCAGTCGCTGCTTATCCTCCTCAGTCCCACAACGCACTGAATAACAAACCCATAGGCCCAGTTCAGAATATGTCAAACATCCAGAGTCAATACAAACCCGGTCCTCACCAGGCCACGAAGCTCAGCCATGAAAACAGTGGACCACCAAC GGAGCTGTTTCCAGTTTGGGTTGGAAACTTGATTTATCCAGTACCCGACTCTGTGATAACCAACCTGTTTAACAA AGCTGGATTTGTCTATAGTGTGAAGGTTCTGGCTCAAAGACGCTGTGCCTTCGTAAACTTTACCAAACGGGAGCATTGTGATGAGGCGATCCGACGCTTTCAT gGCTATGAACTGGATGGGATGAAGATCGCTGTGAGATACCCAGACAGGATTCCTCCATTCATGGGCATTTCAAGATCTGCCCTCAAATCTGATGGCTTTCAGAATGAAAATTCAAG GCTAAATGTTTATGGAAGCCCACGACCTGTTTACCCTCACAGGCCCATCCCTGACCACAAAGACGACGAAAAGAACTGA
- the LOC133949928 gene encoding tetratricopeptide repeat protein 31-like isoform X2 yields MQVICCKKKTTTNYTQKVVGMFDRNPRFQRFVSFGLQGLDYRDEDDDDVDEVDFGVRRWLPPPSYWTGDHTHLSTQIVQVRESEAERNARLLEETRKGKEKAEKKKLKKQNQKRKKQLEREKRNPVKAEEGKRDAQQSKAEDNKPVEGKPKDDTDSSVKKSPSVQDAETSDGESSEDSETEEDPIESEELDMTSSFVTKAALIAKRKMEQRPKPERKEKKSPVKESKTVPDRTKEEPEVENKPGQDSAASTVEDHIKISTELAVIGNRYASSGDFNTAVKFFTDAIKYNPTEFKLFGNRSFCFEKMQEYEKALTDAELCVNLCPGWVKGLFRKGRALAGLKRYREAAQAFGEVLKLDGSYAEAAQELMRVKITQLMECGFTREQSSNALIIHGTVEEALAVLSNLNHRPGAFPSATLPAAQVMNITGVSPVLSASTHPAVAAYPPQSHNALNNKPIGPVQNMSNIQSQYKPGPHQATKLSHENSGPPTELFPVWVGNLIYPVPDSVITNLFNKAGFVYSVKVLAQRRCAFVNFTKREHCDEAIRRFHGYELDGMKIAVRYPDRIPPFMGISRSALKSDGFQNENSRLNVYGSPRPVYPHRPIPDHKDDEKN; encoded by the exons ATGCAggttatttgctgtaaaaaaaaaacaactacaaactATACA CAAAAGGTTGTGGGTATGTTCGACAGAAATCCTCGCTTTCAAAGGTTTGTCAGCTTTGGCCTGCAGG GTCTGGATTAcagggatgaggatgatgacgaTGTGGATGAGGTTGATTTTGGAGTTAGGAGATGGCTACCTCCACCGAGTTATTGGACTGGTGACCATACTCACCTATCCACTCAAATTGTTCAGGTCAGAGAGAGC GAGGCTGAACGAAATGCCAGATTATTAGAGGAAacgagaaaaggaaaagaaaaggctgagaagaagaagcttaAGAAACAG AatcagaagaggaaaaaacagctTGAGAGGGAAAAACGGAACCCCGTAAAAGCAGAGGAG GGAAAAAGGGATGCACAGCAATCTAAAGCAGAGGACAATAAACCCGTTGAAGGGAAACCCAAAGACGATACCGATTCCAGTGTAAAAAAGTCGCCTTCAGTTCAGGATGCAGAGACCAGTGATGGCGAATCCAGTGAAGATAGTGAAACTGAGGAGGACCCCATTGAAAGTGAG GAACTGGATATGACCAGCTCTTTTGTGACTAAAGCCGCTCTCATAGCCAAGCGTAAAATGGAGCAGAGGCCGAAgcctgagaggaaagagaagaagtccccggttaaagaaagtaaaacagtCCCGGACCGAACTAAAGAAGAGCCAGAGGTTGAAAATAAG CCTGGTCAGGATTCTGCTGCCTCTACCGTTGAAGATCATATAAAAATAAGTACTGAGCTCGCAG TTATTGGAAATAGATATGCAAGTTCTGGAGACTTTAATACGGCTGTGAAATTCTTCACTGACGCGATAAAATACAACCCTACAGAGTTTAA GTTGTTTGGCAATCGTTCCTTCTGTTTTGAAAAGATGCAAGAATACGAGAAGGCGCTGACGGACGCCGAGCTGTGTGTTAATTTGTGTCCAGGCTGGGTTAAAGGCCTGTTTAGAAAGGGCAGAGCTCTGGCTGGTCTAAAG AGATATAGGGAGGCTGCTCAGGCCTTCGGTGAAGTTCTCAAACTGGACGGTTCATATGCAGAAGCCGCTCAGGAACTTATGCGAGTGAAGATAACACAACTAATG GAGTGCGGATTCACTCGGGAGCAGAGCTCAAATGCTTTAATTATTCATGGAACAGTTGAGGAAGCATTAGCTGTTCTGTCTAACTTAAACCATCGTCCAG GAGCTTTTCCAAGTGCCACTTTACCGGCGGCTCAAGTCATGAACATCACCGGAGTGTCTCCAGTCCTTTCAGCCAGCACACACCCTGCAGTCGCTGCTTATCCTCCTCAGTCCCACAACGCACTGAATAACAAACCCATAGGCCCAGTTCAGAATATGTCAAACATCCAGAGTCAATACAAACCCGGTCCTCACCAGGCCACGAAGCTCAGCCATGAAAACAGTGGACCACCAAC GGAGCTGTTTCCAGTTTGGGTTGGAAACTTGATTTATCCAGTACCCGACTCTGTGATAACCAACCTGTTTAACAA AGCTGGATTTGTCTATAGTGTGAAGGTTCTGGCTCAAAGACGCTGTGCCTTCGTAAACTTTACCAAACGGGAGCATTGTGATGAGGCGATCCGACGCTTTCAT gGCTATGAACTGGATGGGATGAAGATCGCTGTGAGATACCCAGACAGGATTCCTCCATTCATGGGCATTTCAAGATCTGCCCTCAAATCTGATGGCTTTCAGAATGAAAATTCAAG GCTAAATGTTTATGGAAGCCCACGACCTGTTTACCCTCACAGGCCCATCCCTGACCACAAAGACGACGAAAAGAACTGA